A stretch of Apostichopus japonicus isolate 1M-3 chromosome 9, ASM3797524v1, whole genome shotgun sequence DNA encodes these proteins:
- the LOC139973581 gene encoding galanin receptor 2a-like, translated as MDANETIPVSNENNIWSAKDLLRIMYLIFGLLGVFGNGLVIYVFLRVRSLMNFTNLFIGNQSLIDLVSSIFLLISKYRDENSDQGQSSLGVGKLKCLFWSSDYVFWALLAASTTNLVFLTLERYMALVLPVTYRNRVNWHSAKVAAVFAWIFGFILQLYWPAVHQWTETSCYPDWRSPLLQAVLGILIFLIKHLIPIMVMVFVYVGIVMKLNTRISPSLTTTETNKISNQKRQDEHGSSQPPKDDSQLNDRQNTEPPVVGRPKGSDLKQSELHQRVRRNVIKTLLLVGIIFTVCWTPNQVTFLCYNLGIYQLDFNGNVYVFGVLLAFCNIWINPFIYTFKYRKFQQGLRKIFGLKPSNDSVASASTTIRRG; from the coding sequence ATGGATGCCAATGAAACAATACCTGTTTCGAACGAAAACAATATTTGGTCAGCGAAAGATCTCCTCCGAATAATGTATCTCATTTTTGGACTTCTTGGGGTCTTTGGCAACGGTCTGGTTATATACGTATTTCTTAGAGTTCGTTCATTAATGAACTTTACGAACCTCTTTATTGGGAACCAGTCCCTTATAGAtttggtttcctcgatctttcTGCTTATAAGCAAGTATCGAGATGAGAACTCCGATCAGGGACAGAGCAGCCTCGGTGTAGGTAAATTAAAATGTCTCTTTTGGTCCTCcgattacgtcttttgggcaCTCTTGGCAGCTTCAACAACTAATCTCGTGTTCCTTACATTGGAGCGATACATGGCTCTCGTACTACCTGTGACATATCGCAACCGTGTCAACTGGCACAGCGCAAAAGTTGCTGCTGTGTTCGCCTGGATTTTTGGATTTATTTTACAATTATATTGGCCAGCAGTTCATCAATGGACAGAAACGTCATGTTATCCAGATTGGCGAAGTCCTCTTCTTCAAGCCGTTTTGGGTATACTTATTTTCTTGATCAAACATTTAATCCCTATCATGGTTATGGTCTTTGTCTACGTTGGCATCGTGATGAAGCTTAACACTAGGATCTCTCCCAGCTTGACAACGACAGAAACTAACAAGATTTCAAATCAGAAGCGCCAAGACGAGCATGGTTCATCGCAACCGCCAAAGGACGACTCACAGCTCAATGATAGACAAAACACGGAACCACCGGTGGTCGGCCGTCCCAAGGGATCGGACCTCAAGCAGTCTGAACTACACCAAAGAGTGCGAAGAAATGTTATCAAGACATTGCTCTTGGTTGGGATTATTTTTACCGTCTGCTGGACGCCTAACCAAGTCACATTCCTTTGCTATAACTTGGGAATATATCAGTTGGACTTCAACGGAAACGTCTATGTGTTCGGTGTACTCCTAGctttttgtaacatttggatCAATCCGTTCATTTATACCTTCAAATATCGGAAATTCCAGCAGGGATTACGCAAGATATTTGGTCTGAAACCGTCTAATGACTCTGTAGCCAGTGCGTCTACCACCATTAGAAGAGGCTAA